The sequence TAATGCAAATACTagttaataatacattttcagtttgtCTGGTCACTTAATCGAAGAAAGTGACTAAACTTTACATCCCTGTCAAGTGGTATCATTCAGGCTGTATTTGGTGCTAATGGTTGGAGCTTGATCTGGTCCAGTTTCACCTTTGTGGATTTAATGGGTGGGATTATTTAGTGCTTGGGGTGTGCTTCCACTGTGGTTGTTCATTTCTGATATGCTTTGTCTAAATATTAAATAGGATTTTAGATCATCGATCCATCATGCATAATTacgtaaatgatctaaatgtggcCAAAGATATCTACATAATGAATTACTTCACAACTGCTGTGAACCTCTCCGAAGACAAAAAGGCTGTGAGAAGGCAAAACTTATCAAAGGTAAGGGTGAAAAGTTTGAGTGTATACACTGATGAACCAAAAATTATATAGATTATACATGCTAATtgttatttgtactttttttttttataggtcAACTTTGATGACTGCaaggcaggggtctcaaactcaatttacctgggggccGCTGGAGGCACAGTCTGGGTGAGGCTAGGCCAAATCAGGTTTTCCACAaaaaactttgtaaaaaaaaaaaattccaatcttctcaaatctctttattttgtAACACAAAATCAGTGGAAAATAAATCAACCTGTAATAAAtagtaggaataataataataataaatattattattattaataataataataataatagtgaaaataataataataattggaataataataataattagatttactgttatccgTAATGTTCATTGTGTGAGGCAATGTAAATACAGTGCAAGTAGTGTaatgcaaatgacccacaaataacggtGCGACCCTATAATTGGTACTGGTTACCGGGGACTCTTATTGCCGATCAACAGGTGTCGATATGTGACTGCAGACGACTACACTAGGCTGCTTTgagttccttacttttcttttatcctgctgcatttgcatcactttgatttcatttgtctgaaagagagagagacctcACATTAACTCTCTGAGTGTCATTTCCGTTCACTTCCAAGtgaaaaatagttattaaatgactcactctgtctactcttcaagaagagcccacagttagctcttctgtcatgttttctggctgacttgagattgtAAATGTAGgaaagatgattggttgaaaatatttttcaagaccaaTAATCAAACGTGAATTTTTCTTTAACTTGCGCAAGTTCTTTAACttatgcgcgcacacacaaaatCCAAAGTCTTCGCttgcacttattcacacacaattTTACACATGCAGGTATTCATTGCACACAAATTAAtgcaaaatcaattaaaataaacactgacaatcaaaacacgaatatctgacattttctgaAACAGGGCAACACTGCTGTAACTTTCACTGCATCAAACCCAGCCGAAGTCCCGCCCCCAACAGCCATATACCCAACTTGATTGGTAGGTTCGTTCAGCTCTGCACACAACTCTGTAAAGTACCATACATATCACTaacattaaacttttaaattaagGCAGGGTCACAAACTATCTTCCCGCGGGCAGCAAGTTAGAGACCCCTGTTTTAAACATTAGCTATCTGAATAGTATTTTTTAGTGTGCCGAAAAAACGCCAACAAAACTAAAGACAATAGAGTTctttacccatctcccaccatgcaAGTACACATTTTATAACACTCACCGCACACCTTTATTTATTCTCATACTTTCTTGCTTTGGCAATATATTGTAGTGtttactgtttaataatcaattaaaaatatgcaaaaaataaataaaaagcggCATTAATTCCCAATAACTCTCAATGCGTATTGtcatatacagccatatggctGCAGGCACGACTGATCTTCACTGTAtttgttcagctgagggaacggagcGAACTAATCCagcaacaaatgtttattttagattttattagaCAGTTTTCACTAGATAAGTAGATTTGATCTATTTATTCTGTgttctactttatttattttatagcataatagttaaattaacttaaaatattCTGTGGCGTTAATCTAAATAATGCAAAATTCGGTAAATGACTAAATgcctctgtgtgtgtatatatatatatatatatatatatatatatatatatatatatatatatatagacacacatgcgtttgtgtaatgtttcaatgttttaaaaacggccaaaattttctgctatatcaTTCGTACGGtggtatttatattttgttttttacgttttgtttgttttttaggacaacagtatttccagcagaaaagatatcccaagatgccattttaaaatgtaaagaagtcTTAAGCttataaagacagcagaagtcagtgattcattttattatttatttaaaattaccaTATTTACTATTGCAAGATATTtctcaatataaaatatatttgtcacGGTCGGGggggaaaaaatgttgttttatattatttatttataatataataaaatggcaaaacaaactaccccaagggggaaaacattaacaaaacagataaaccaacaaaacaaactagactgggcaggGCTCAGGCCTGGAACATATTAGGACAAGGCAACATACAACCCCAAACTGGCACagaacagcagacatgaggagaatataggCAGAAGTAATTAACACACAAACAGGtgaaaataataaactaataatgggttaacaaggagggtgggactagacaatagacggaaAAGCACACtcaaacaacacaagccatgtgctcacttAAAACGGGACAAGAACACGCAGCAAATGAGAGAACTTATTAACCACCTGTTCACAATAAAGCACAATACTGAAGCCCacagccacaatgtaaacacagagccacgtgcttagacaacacaaacataaacagacgcaagacacgagtgAACAATAAATGATAACACCTTACCGTGCACTCACACATATGCAAcacgcatgtttcatctcagcgccaaccaaaaccaaccagactgagacgctgagaatgaaacagcgcgatgccgacagaacaaaacacaaacacaagtatAACAGCGCACCCCAACCATGCACAGACCCTGCGCACCCGCATCAAGTGGGAGCGTGCACAGATGACGTTGCccatacagagacacacacaatgacaaaacgagtgctcgacctgagaaaactcgagccgGGCACAAcatacaggacaagacagagctagtgtccagACTGTCACCAAAtaaatttacaagaccagagtggcagaaccctgacaataTTGTGCTCAAaagtaaaaaggttttgttttttacccagacatttaaaaagaatatattttagaacagtaatcacaatattgaGAAACTttttttcatccaaggttatcatactgtcagaatcttataccggcccatgtctacaATTGAATAAACAGGAGTAATTAGCCTAGGCCAACAGGTCAACAAAacagaacagttttttttatatattttttttataaaaattctgGTGCAAATTTGGTGAAGCTTGCATTTTACTATTAACACCAACATTATGGATTAGAACAACTTTCTAATGAGACCATTATTATATCCACAGCAAACCATAAGCAAATTAGACATTAACTCCAGCCATTAAGAGTTCAGATCAGTAGTCATGTAGGAACGACAAGTTGCTAACGAGACTATTCATACCTCCATCAGCCAGCAACATTAGCAAATTAGTCCACAGCAGGATGTTTTTCCTCTGCCCTGTGTGCAAAAAAGCTCCTCGCTCTCTTCCTGGGAATCTCGGGAATGTGTGTATGAGGaaaagaaaaagtcagaatttgggTATGGCAAAGAAATTTTGCCAAAGGACTGCCTTGCTGTTTTGGAGGCTGCATTCAAAGATTTCCAGGCTCTGATATGCTGTTTGACTAAAACTGAATGGCTGCTCGTTCTCTACTACCTTGAGGCTGTTATCATGCTGGAGCTACTTCAGCGGCCTGGAGTAGTGACAAACATGactgtaaatgtttgtttttccttccCTTCTTGTCTTTGTTCCTAGACGCTTCATCAATGGGCAAAACTGGTGTTTGCAGGTTGAGGATTGGGAGGGGAGAAGCCGGATAGAGAATGGTATCTGTGTTGCAGTGAAGGAGCACAAAGTACCGTTGTCACATGAACAGGAACTTGTAAGTTTATATCGTACTTTAAATCATAAcagcaataaatatattgtgGTAAAGTCATACTTATTTTTGTCCTTTTCTCTAACTAGTGGTTTGACTTGTACTTCAATGAGGTGCGGCCAGTAATGCTGCAAGAAAACCGCACCGGCGACAATGTGGCAGTTGATTCATTTTTTGTGTCAAGTAGTGGGAGATCGATTTATAACCCCTCCAATGACTTAAAAAGACTACATGACAAGTAAGCAACATTACACCTGTCTTTAACTCTACATGTTCATCCGTCCAATTTTTGCATTCTTACCATGCCTTGTGTTTCAGATACAGTCTCCCCAGTGTGACCTTTGGTGATGCCCAGAGAGCGTTTGAGGCAGCAGCACAAAACCTGAAGTCAGAAGTGGAGAGAAATGTGTTGGCACGGCTGTTTGGGCACATGCCAGAAACAGCTGAAAGGAACAACATGAGGAGAACGTCTTCAGATGCATTTCTGGCTCTAAGTGTGCTTGATCAGCTTGCTGGAAAAACACGGTAAGAATCTAACAACAATGATCCTTATTCTTAAATTTGCAACCCACAGCCTTGTCTTTCCttcctttaatatttattttttgtgatcttATAGACAAAGGTCCAGTAGAGCTTCCAGCCAAGAGACAAGGGTGGACGAACAGACAGCCTACAaaactcttgagcagttctgtccAGTGACTCTGGAGGGGCCTCCCCCAAAAAGGGCACGCAGGAATGAGCTGTGTGGCTCAGAACATGAGAGCCACTGCTATGACCGCTGGTGTAGCGAGCAGCTCAAGCTGCGTGAACAGCATGCTCTTGGTGAGTATACAGATGATTAATGACACAAACAGTGAAATTGAGTGAGAATAGCCAAATactgatgtgttttgtgtttctAGAACATTTTGCTGGACAGCAGCCATCAGAGTCCAAAATAAACCGCTGGATGGACAAACAAGGGTGGACGTCAAATGTCCCACAGGCTTCAGTGGTTCTGAAGCAGTGGAAGCCCGTTGCCAGGTTGGACTCGGTCATCGACAGCAGCTTTGTGCATAAAATGATTTTGTCTCAACGCTGGAAAGGACTGACTGTCAGGCCCGTCCCTGACAAGGGTGATGGTGTTTTCACCAAAAGACCCTTTCAGATTGGGGAGGTTGTCTGTGAATACCACGGCCAGCCGGTTAGCCATGAAGACGGGTTGGCAATTGCTTCGACCAGTGGCATTAGAGCtggacatttgtttttttatatgaaCAAGCAACATGAAGCCATGTGCATTGACGCACATGAAGAAAGTTGCCAGTGCCATCCCATGAAGTTCAATTACGGACGCCTGATACGTCACTCCAGTAAAAGAGCCAATATCCGGCCCAGGCTGTATGTGCTTAATGATAGAGACATCATTCTCTTCATTGCCACAAAAGACATTTTGAGTGATGAGGAGTTACTCTATAATTATGGCTCAAAGAGGAGATCTTTTGCCGGGAAAGGGCTGGAATTAGACTGGATGTGAAACAACATCTTTCCATCCCCCATTCTCACCCACTTCTAACATGCCCAACTCCAAGTTTCCACCTGTGGCCATATTCTCTCCTCACTCTCTGGACTCTGGACAACCATCCCTGCTCTTCTCACCCTGAAGGATTCTTCCTGCAATGTCAAGCACCAACACTTCTCTCTAAATAGAGACTTGGTTGTAATAGGCTGAATGAGTGGGTCTTACAAGCCATTCACCTTTACTTCCAGAGAACTGTATTTTCTCTTACTGACTTGTcttttttcactctttttttcCTCATAAGCTTCCTTTATGCAGTAGTGAGAGTGTGAGTAAGCTACTCCatattctctcctctctctctggaTTCTTTGCAACACATGTGGAATTACAGCCTGGTAAGTATGCTGAAGCTGCTCGTAACCCTCCCTCCCTCGAACCCTTAATTTCAACCACAAGAGAAGCCATGGACCTCACTGCCGAGAATTAACCAGGCATGCT comes from Danio aesculapii unplaced genomic scaffold, fDanAes4.1, whole genome shotgun sequence and encodes:
- the LOC130220034 gene encoding uncharacterized protein LOC130220034; this encodes MNYFTTAVNLSEDKKAVRRQNLSKVNFDDCKAGVSNSIYLGAAGGTVWAAFKDFQALICCLTKTEWLLVLYYLEAVIMLELLQRRFINGQNWCLQVEDWEGRSRIENGICVAVKEHKVPLSHEQELWFDLYFNEVRPVMLQENRTGDNVAVDSFFVSSSGRSIYNPSNDLKRLHDKYSLPSVTFGDAQRAFEAAAQNLKSEVERNVLARLFGHMPETAERNNMRRTSSDAFLALSVLDQLAGKTRQRSSRASSQETRVDEQTAYKTLEQFCPVTLEGPPPKRARRNELCGSEHESHCYDRWCSEQLKLREQHALEHFAGQQPSESKINRWMDKQGWTSNVPQASVVLKQWKPVARLDSVIDSSFVHKMILSQRWKGLTVRPVPDKGDGVFTKRPFQIGEVVCEYHGQPVSHEDGLAIASTSGIRAGHLFFYMNKQHEAMCIDAHEESCQCHPMKFNYGRLIRHSSKRANIRPRLYVLNDRDIILFIATKDILSDEELLYNYGSKRRSFAGKGLELDWM